The Thermoplasmata archaeon DNA segment GAGGGCTACCATCTCGAGCTCGTCCATGCGCTCCTGTTCGCCCGCGCCGCTCACTTCGTCCTGGAGTTCAGCACGTCGAGCGAGCGCGCCTACGCCCTGTTCCAAGCCGCGTTGCGCGTCCGATCCCCGGCTCCCCACCTTCCGTCCGTGGCCGTCTCCGAGCCCGCGGGTGAGGCGGAGGCGCTGCGGAACGTGGCGGAGGATCTCGCGACCCGCCGGCCCCGGGAAGCCGCGGCCCACGTCCGTGCGTACCTGGCCCGGGGTCACGCGCCCCGCGCCTTGGCCGCCCTCCTGGCGTACCATGCGAGCCTCGATTCGGCGCTCGCGAACCAAGGGCACAACCTCCTCCTGGCCGAGGCGTGCACCGCCGAGTTCGCCACGACCCACGCACCCGAATTCCTGATGGCCCTCGCGAAGACCGTGGCGGCGTCGCCCAAGGACGTCACGGCCTCGAAGGCCTGGTCCGCCGCGCTGGGCCCGTGATCACTTCTTGATGTCCTGGCCCACGAGCGCGAAGTGCGCCAGGAGCGCCTCGATCTGGATGCGCTCGTTGCTCCCCTCGACGAGGCGGAAGTCCGTCTCCCCGATGCGGTCCAGCAGGCGCACCTTGACCTCGTCGGGCACGTTCAGGTCGAACACGGACCGGTGCAGCTGCCGGACGACGTCCTCCCCGGAGACACCGTACTCGATGAGAAGCTTGTCGAGGACCTCTCTCGCTTTGAGGAATTCCCCCGCCAGGGCGCGCTCGAGGATCTTCTTGACCTCCTCCGGGCGGATCGTGCTCGCGACCTTGTACAAGGCGTCCGCGTCGATCGTGGAGGCCAGGGAGGCCGCGACCTGAAGGGAATTCACGGCGCGCCGCATGTCGCCCTCGGAGATGTAGATCAGGGCCTCCATGCCGTCCTCCGTGATCTTGATCTTTTCCGCCTTCGCGATCCGCGCGAGGTACTCCCGGATCGCCTCGGGTTTGAGGGGGCGGAAGCGGAAGACCGCGCACCGCGACTGGATGGGCTCGATGATCCGCGAGGAGTAGTTCGCGGAGAGGATGAACCGGGAGGTCTTGGAGTACGTCTCCATGGTCCGGCGCAGGGCGGCCTGGGCGTCCGCGGTCAGGTTGTCTGCCTCGTCGAGGAACAGGAGCTTGAAGTCCGTCCCGCCGAGCGGGGCGAGCCGGGCGATCTCTTTGATCTTCGTGCGGACCGTATCGATTCCGCGTTCATCACTCGCATTTAGTTCGTAGTAGTTCTGCCGCCAGGCGTCGCCGAACAGGTCGCGGGACAGGGCCATGGCGCTCGTGGTCTTCCCCGTCCCGGCAGGACCTGCGAAGAGCAGGTGGGGGAGGTTCTTGGTGTCCCGGTACGCCTTGAGCCGCTCCACGATCTCGTCCTGTCCGACGATCTCGTCGAGGGTCTTCGGCCTGTACTTCTCGACCCAGATCTCCTTCATGACGCCCCCAACAGGCGCGGCATCCGGAGGGAGCGTAATAACCCTTGCCCTGGGTGGGGAGAAGGGAACCGGGAGCGGGCGCCAGTCGATGCTCTCCACGCGCGTGGCACACGCCTTCCGCGTTCCGGTCGGCGAGGTACGAAAGGCGATGGGCCTCGTGGGGGCGAATCGATTCCAATTTAGGGCTGCCTCACTTTTGACGCGTTCACGGGTGCCCCCCTGCGCGATTCCCGGTACGCGACACCACAGAGACCGAGATGGCGTCACGCGAGGGTCTGCACTCGAGAGGCCACGCCCACCCGAGCGGGACCGACGAGCCCCTGGTGACCGGCGCGGATCACCGCAGCCGATCAGAGCCGCAGCTCGAGCGCGGTCAGGACCGCGGCGATCGGGTTCAGGATCGTGGTGGTCGTCCCGCCCGCGAAGAGCAGCCCGACCGCCCGATTCGACTCGTCGACGATCAGGGAGCCGCTGTCCCCGCCGCGCGAGAGGATGTCGCTGACGACCTGGCTCCGGAACATCGCGGTCTTGCCCCCGTAGTCGACTTCGACCGACGCATCGAGCGCGGTGACGCGCCCCCGCGTCAAGCCCGTGGTCCGTCCGCTCTTCTTCACGCGCATTCCGAGCGCGGCGTCCGCGGTGCCTGCCGCCCGGCCGATCTCGAGAATGTCCGGCGCCACGAGGTCCGCGGCGAGCGGCCGCGCGATCGCGGCATCCACAAGGTTCGTCTTCCCGGAAGGGAGCCGGCGCACATCGAGGCCGATGGGCACCAGGAACGGACGAAGTGCGCGCTCGAGCAAGCGGCCCAGGCCGCCGAGGTCCCGCTCGCTGAACTGGATACGGACGAACCCGTCGAGTTCCGCGATCGCGTCCTCGGGACGGCCCCCGTCGTAGGGCCCCGGCTGGAGGATTCGATCGCCCTTCCTCGCGTCGTTGCTGTTTGCGAGGACGTGGTTGTTCGAGAGGATGACGGCCTCGCCGGAAGCCCGGTGCACGAGGACGCCGAGGGTGCCCGCGGTGACCTTCTCGTGGGCGATGCTCACGCCGCCGGGCGCAGGCCGGATCCTCGCCGTGTGGCTCACCGCAAGCGATTCAAGCAGGGGAAGCGCGCGGAATCGCCCCGTCTGGACGACGTCCGTCCGCACCCCGTCGAGGGAGCGGGGGACGACGTCCCGGCTCCGGAGGCGGGTTTCGACCTCCTTGCGGTCCACGTAGACCACGACGCACGTCTCCTCGGTCTCCCGACCGCCCACCACCTTGCGGCCCACGGCCACGCCGACGACGTTCCGCCGCTCAAACAGCTCCGCCTCGTAGGCGGCCTTCGCGGCCCGCACGCCCTCCAGGGCCATGGGCTCACTTCTCGTGGACACGGAAGGCGCTGATCTCGAGCAGTCCCTCGCCGATCTTGCCGCCCGCGGCGATCCCGGCGAACCGCACGACCATGTTCGCGACGAAGCCCAGGAAGATGCCGATCCCGTACCACGCGAGGAGGTCCTTCGCGTAGAGCCAAGAGACCATGCTCACGCCGAAGCCGATCACGAAGAAGGTCGCGAACGCGCCCCACTGCACCTTGTACCGTCGCACCGCGAACAGGAGGAACCAGCCCAGGACGGAGCCGAGGAGCAGGATGCCCACTTGGTTGATGTCGATCGAGATCCCTCCGAACGACGCGGCCGAAGCCGAAGGTGGCGAATAAACCGGCGGGCGCGGTTCTCAGCGTCGGTAATTACGCGGACGCCCATGTCGATATCCGACATTACGTGGCGGCCTCCCGTGCAAACGCTCAAGTCCGCAGGCGTCGGTCCCGCGGCAGGAGGATCCTCGTTGTCCGCGTCCCGTTTCTGCCCGAATTGCGGCCGTCCTGTGCCTCCGGAGAACAGCTTCTGCGTTGCGTGCGGCTTCGCCCTAGGCCCTCCGGGCACGCCGTCCGCTCCCGGTGGGACTCCACCCCCGGCAGGCGGCGCACCCGGTGCCGTCCCGCCCCCGCCCATGGGCTACCCGCCCGGGTATGCGCCGCCCATGTACGTGATGCCATCGAGGGTCGGCGCCGGGAGCCTGCTCTCCGACACCTTCGACGTGTGGATCAAGAACTTCGGTGCGTTCTTCCTCGTGTACCTCGTGCTGTCCCTCGTCACGGGCGGACTCGGTCTCCTCGGTGCCTATCTGATCCTGAACACCCTCTACGTGGGCGGCGCCATTCCGATCGTGAGCGCGCCGACCACGGCGGGCCTCTGGGCCGTCCTCGGATATGCGCTCTTCACCGCGATCGTCGGGTGGGTGGTATCGAGCGTCGTGCTCGGAGGCGTCGTTGACTTCACCGTTCGCCGCGACCGCGGCGAGAACGTGCGCATGATGGACTCCCTCTCGAAAGGCCTGCAACGCGTGCTGAGCATCCTCGGGGCGAACTTGCTCGTGACCCTGATCACGATTGGGGTCTTCCTTCTCTGGGCGGCGCTCTTGTTCATCGGCGTCTTCGCCCTCGTAGCCACGGGCGGAGGCGCCGCCGGACTCGCCGCGATCTGTGGAGCCCTGATCGCGTTGCCCTTCGTCGGAGTCCTCGTACTCTACATCGACCTCGGCCTCTGCCTCTACGCGCCTGTGATCATGGCGGAGGGGTCGCATGCCGTGGACAGCCTCTCCCGGAGCTGGGCGCTCACCAAGGGCCACAAATGGTCCATTCTCGGCGCCGGCCTCGTCCTCTTCATCGTGGCCGCGATCATCGACGGGGTCATCGTTGCCGTCGGCGCGGTCACCGGAAACGCGATCCTCGAGCTCGCCACCTCGGCGCTTGCGTCCGCCCTCACGGGGGCGTGGATCACGGTCCTGACCGCGGTCGCGTACAGCCGGATCGTGAGGCTGCCGCGGCCCTCCGCATGGCCTCCCACGTACATGCCGCCCGCGTACCCGCCGCGCTGAATCGTGAAGGATAAAGAGGCGGCGCCGCCCTCCCGCGGGCGTGGCCTGCGACCGCTGCGACGCTCCTCCGGTGATCTTCATCCGCTACAGCGGCGCCCACCTGTGCGCCGCGCACTTCCGGGAATACGTGGAGCGCCGGGTGAAGCAGGAGATCCGCCGCGAACTGGATCTTTCCGGGGGCGCGACGAAGATCGCGGTCGGTCTCTCCGGGGGCAAGGACAGCAGCACGACCCTGGTCCTCCTGCACGACTACCTGGGACGGCGGACGGACGTGACCCTGGAGGCGATCACGGTCGACGAGGGCATCGCGGGGTACCGCCCGCCGAGCCTGGAGACCGCGAAAGCCCTCTGCGCCCAGCTGGGCGTGGCGCACCACGTGGTCTCCTACCAGGACACGCAGGGCTTCGAGATGGATCGGGTGGTCCGCCTCGATCCGGACGCGATTCCGTGCAGCTACTGCGGGGTCTTCCGCCGGCACGCGCTCAACGAGACCGCACGGGAAATCGGCGCGGACTTCCTCGCCACCGGACTCAACCTCGACGACACCGCGGAGTCCATCCTGATGAACGTGGCCCGCGGGGACGTGGACCGGCTCGCGCGCCTCGGTCCCCACGAGCACGTCCAACCCGGCCTCATCCCGCGGCTCCAACCCCTCCGCATGATTCCCGAGCTCGAGGCCTACCTGTACGCATTCCTCCGGCAGATCCCGTTCCACGACGCGGAGTGCCCGTACGCCGCGCGCGCCCAGCGCGGCCGCTTCAAGGAGCTCCTGCATCGGCTGGAGGGAGACAGCCCCGGTACGCGGCACGCGATTGTCCGCGGGTACGACGGGCTCCGCCCGGCGCTTCAGGCCGCCTGGCCTCCCGCTTCCTTGCGCGCCTGCGCGCGATGCGGCGAGCCCACGATCCACGACCTCTGCAAAGCCTGCGAGCTCCGGGGGCGGCTCGAGTCCTTGGCCGCCACCTAACGCCCTGCGGTCTCAGCGGCGGAGGAACATGGTCGCCGCGCGCGAGCGGCCGACGGATGCGATGTCCACTCGGACCTTGAGCGCGGATTCCAGGAACGCGAGATATCGGCCCATCGCCGCGGGAAGGCCGCGCCGGCCTTTCTTCGCGACGCCGATCCACGCGTCCTCAGAAAGTTCGGGCCAGCCGCGGAAGTCCCGGTACACGGGCTCCGCCTCCGCGAGGATCTTCGTCGAGGCGGGGAAGTCCTTGAGCGTGGACCTCTTGTGGCGATACACCGTGCATACGCGGACCTTGTCGAGTCCCCCGAGCACGTCGAGCTTGGTCACCGCTAGCCCGGTGAGCCCGTTCACCCGGACCGCGGTTCGGAGCATGACGAGGTCGATCCAGCCCACGCGGCGCGGCCGGTGCGTCGTGGTCCCGTACTCTCCGCCGCCCGTCTCTCGGAGGTGCGTGGCCACGTCGTCCTGCTGCTCCGTGGGGAAGGGTCCCGCCCCCACGCGGGACGTGAACGCCTTGGCCACGCCGATGATGCGGTCGATGTACGCGGGCGAGACCCCCGCGCCCGTGGCCGCGGCCCCGGCCGTGCAGTTGCTCGAGGTGCCGAACGGGTAGATCCCGTGGTCGATGCAAAGGAGCGTTCCCTGTGCGCCCTCAAACAGGACGCGCCTCCCGCGGCGGAGCAGGCCGTCCAGGAGGACGGACGTGTCCGTCACGTAGGGCGCAAGCCGCTTCCCGTAGAGCTCGTACTCCGTGTAGATGCTCTCCAGGTCGAGCACGTCGCTTCCGCCGTACGCCTGGATGAGCCGCTGCTTGATGGGCACGACGAGGCTCAATTTCTCCCGCAGCACATCGGGGTCCACGAGGTCGCACATCCGCAGGCCCCACTTGCCCACCTTGTCCTCGAACACGGGCGCGATCCCGCGGCGTGTGCTCCCGGCGGCGAGGTTGCCCTTGAGCGTCTCCTCGAGGCCGTCGATGATCTTGTGGTACGGCAGGACGACATGCGCGCGGTCCGAGACGCGGAGGTTCTTCGCGGGATGGCCGCGAGCCTCCACCTCGTCGATCTCCTTGAGCAGTTGGCCGGGCTCCACGACCACGCCGCCCGCGATCACGTTCAGCGTGCGGCGGCGTAGGATCCCGGACGGGATCAGATGAAAGGCGAAAAGCTCGTCCCCGACCTGGACCGTGTGGCCCGCGTTTGCCCCGCCCTGGAATCGCACGACGACGTCCGCGTGCTCTCCGAGGAAGTCGATGATCTTGCCCTTGCCTTCGTCCCCGAACTGGGCGCCCACCACGGTGGTCGCGGGCATGCCGAACCCCGGCGGGAGGATGGTCCCGGAGATAAGGAGCTTTCGCCCGCCAGGCCGCGCACTTCCCGGTCCCGGGTGAAAACGGGACCATGTGACCCGTGCGGCGCGAATGTATATATCCGCACGACCCCTTCGCCGTGCTAGGGTCCGTCACGGGCCGGGGAGTGAGGGTTCCTTGTCCGGAGTTCCACCACTGGACAGTCGCGTTCCCACGCGGATTGCCGGCCTCGATGAGCGCCTCGGCGGTGGCATACCGCGCGGTCACATCGTCCTCGTCGCCGGACCGCCGGGCTCGTTGAAGTCCACGTTCGCGTACCGCATCCTGTACCACGAGGCCAAGGACCACGGCGCGTCCAGCCTGTACCTCTCCATGGAGCAGAGCCGCGGCTCCCTCGTGGCCCAGATGGCCTCCCTGGGCATGGACCCGGAGCGCGTGAAGGGCGTGCACATCATCGACGTGCGCGCGCTGCGTCGGGAGATCGAGGATCTCCGGGAGCAGCCGCGGTGGCTCCTGGGCCTCCGCCGCCAGCTCGGTCGCTACAAGGAGGAGATGGGCTGCGACCTCCTCGCCATCGACAGCCTCGACGCCCTGTACGCCCTCACGCCCATGGACAACCCGCGGAACGAGGTGTTCCATTTCTTCGAGGAGCTGCGGGAGCTCGAGGCGACCACGTTCCTCGTCTCCGAGATGGCCCGGGACAGCGTCCGCCTCGCGCACCACGGCGTCGAGGAGTTCCTCGCGGACACGATCGTCCACCTCCGCCTCCGGGAGATCGACATCGGGATGAGCACGTCCGTGCGCCGGTACATCGGCGTGGTCAAGATGCGCGGCGTGGACCACGACCTGGACTACTATCCGCTCCTCGTCGAGGACAACGGCCTCGAGATCGTGTCGGAGTGAGACCACGGCGCGGGTGGGAGCCTGAACCTGCTCGGACCGGGGCTGTCCCTCGCGGCCCTGGGCGTGAGCGCGTTCCTCGCGGTGTACGTCCTCGGGACGCGTCCGCGGGCGGCGCCGAACCGGGCGTTCTTCGCCTTGATGATGACCTTCGTGTGGTGGGACGCCTGCGAGGCGGTCGAGCGAGCGATCCCCTCCGGCGGGGCGCCCGCCTTGGTCTATCCTTGGGTCCAGGGCGTCTGGCTCGGGATCAGCGCGGTGCCCGCCGCCTTGATGTCCCTGGCCCTCGTGTACCCGGAGAAGCGTCCCTGGTTCCGCCCGGCGTACGTGCCTCTCGTGTACGCCCCCGTCCTCGGATGGGCCTACCTGA contains these protein-coding regions:
- a CDS encoding replication factor C small subunit; this encodes MKEIWVEKYRPKTLDEIVGQDEIVERLKAYRDTKNLPHLLFAGPAGTGKTTSAMALSRDLFGDAWRQNYYELNASDERGIDTVRTKIKEIARLAPLGGTDFKLLFLDEADNLTADAQAALRRTMETYSKTSRFILSANYSSRIIEPIQSRCAVFRFRPLKPEAIREYLARIAKAEKIKITEDGMEALIYISEGDMRRAVNSLQVAASLASTIDADALYKVASTIRPEEVKKILERALAGEFLKAREVLDKLLIEYGVSGEDVVRQLHRSVFDLNVPDEVKVRLLDRIGETDFRLVEGSNERIQIEALLAHFALVGQDIKK
- a CDS encoding zinc ribbon domain-containing protein encodes the protein MSASRFCPNCGRPVPPENSFCVACGFALGPPGTPSAPGGTPPPAGGAPGAVPPPPMGYPPGYAPPMYVMPSRVGAGSLLSDTFDVWIKNFGAFFLVYLVLSLVTGGLGLLGAYLILNTLYVGGAIPIVSAPTTAGLWAVLGYALFTAIVGWVVSSVVLGGVVDFTVRRDRGENVRMMDSLSKGLQRVLSILGANLLVTLITIGVFLLWAALLFIGVFALVATGGGAAGLAAICGALIALPFVGVLVLYIDLGLCLYAPVIMAEGSHAVDSLSRSWALTKGHKWSILGAGLVLFIVAAIIDGVIVAVGAVTGNAILELATSALASALTGAWITVLTAVAYSRIVRLPRPSAWPPTYMPPAYPPR
- a CDS encoding TIGR00269 family protein: MACDRCDAPPVIFIRYSGAHLCAAHFREYVERRVKQEIRRELDLSGGATKIAVGLSGGKDSSTTLVLLHDYLGRRTDVTLEAITVDEGIAGYRPPSLETAKALCAQLGVAHHVVSYQDTQGFEMDRVVRLDPDAIPCSYCGVFRRHALNETAREIGADFLATGLNLDDTAESILMNVARGDVDRLARLGPHEHVQPGLIPRLQPLRMIPELEAYLYAFLRQIPFHDAECPYAARAQRGRFKELLHRLEGDSPGTRHAIVRGYDGLRPALQAAWPPASLRACARCGEPTIHDLCKACELRGRLESLAAT
- a CDS encoding adenylosuccinate synthase, giving the protein MPATTVVGAQFGDEGKGKIIDFLGEHADVVVRFQGGANAGHTVQVGDELFAFHLIPSGILRRRTLNVIAGGVVVEPGQLLKEIDEVEARGHPAKNLRVSDRAHVVLPYHKIIDGLEETLKGNLAAGSTRRGIAPVFEDKVGKWGLRMCDLVDPDVLREKLSLVVPIKQRLIQAYGGSDVLDLESIYTEYELYGKRLAPYVTDTSVLLDGLLRRGRRVLFEGAQGTLLCIDHGIYPFGTSSNCTAGAAATGAGVSPAYIDRIIGVAKAFTSRVGAGPFPTEQQDDVATHLRETGGGEYGTTTHRPRRVGWIDLVMLRTAVRVNGLTGLAVTKLDVLGGLDKVRVCTVYRHKRSTLKDFPASTKILAEAEPVYRDFRGWPELSEDAWIGVAKKGRRGLPAAMGRYLAFLESALKVRVDIASVGRSRAATMFLRR
- a CDS encoding ATPase domain-containing protein, translating into MSGVPPLDSRVPTRIAGLDERLGGGIPRGHIVLVAGPPGSLKSTFAYRILYHEAKDHGASSLYLSMEQSRGSLVAQMASLGMDPERVKGVHIIDVRALRREIEDLREQPRWLLGLRRQLGRYKEEMGCDLLAIDSLDALYALTPMDNPRNEVFHFFEELRELEATTFLVSEMARDSVRLAHHGVEEFLADTIVHLRLREIDIGMSTSVRRYIGVVKMRGVDHDLDYYPLLVEDNGLEIVSE